One part of the Terrimicrobium sacchariphilum genome encodes these proteins:
- a CDS encoding beta-galactosidase, which translates to MRTGASYYPDLGSRPKWEADLAVARETGLSVLRCGEFCWSRLSPRPGEWSTEWIEDFLDTAYRMDFSVIWCTPSATPPPYLFDRWPDLTAVDENNRPVPVGVRRNYCPSHEGYRDLCATTAVRLASLIDTHPAVVGWQIDNELAGDGFTCWCPGCRSQFQRWLEARYGTLDALAVAWQSDVWSQRYSDWSQIPIPHRAFPAHAPALKLAWRRFRSDNWLGFYRAQADALRTAGTAKPVTTNFFNLSWDTPFDRWSFRPHLDAIGISHYIEDEAGSALELALLRGLDEKPLWVLEQKAGQQNAQNLYPEDLKRLGTHLKRCAEAGAEYALYWHLRQHPAGCEMEHGAVLRHDGRPTRMATAIRDAIARLDAPAAAVSTRRILVFDFGQHWAQETRPQPGAAWSYRETLEQDWFAALRDLWPDVAVGPYDEALTRGEIVFAPHFQMADRIELAEDFLRRGGTLVTTADFGRLDLENNVRPIAPLEGLPEGAATPGEMLHLQPGFSVAGSLENRALHGRNFWFLPTAASGVHHLAHHQFSGPAYLEKAIGRGRLIVLLSAFDRAGLTHLLRSLLP; encoded by the coding sequence GTGAGGACCGGAGCCAGCTATTATCCGGATCTCGGCTCGCGCCCGAAGTGGGAGGCCGATCTCGCCGTGGCGAGGGAAACCGGCCTGTCGGTGCTGCGGTGCGGGGAGTTCTGCTGGAGCCGGCTGTCGCCCCGCCCGGGCGAGTGGAGCACGGAGTGGATCGAGGACTTTCTCGATACCGCCTACCGCATGGACTTTTCCGTCATCTGGTGCACGCCCAGCGCCACGCCGCCGCCCTATCTCTTTGACCGATGGCCCGACCTGACTGCCGTCGATGAAAACAACCGCCCGGTGCCGGTGGGCGTGCGACGAAACTACTGCCCGTCGCACGAGGGCTACCGCGATCTCTGCGCCACCACCGCAGTGCGACTGGCATCGCTCATCGACACGCACCCCGCAGTAGTCGGCTGGCAGATCGACAACGAACTGGCGGGCGACGGCTTTACCTGCTGGTGCCCCGGGTGCCGCTCGCAGTTCCAGCGCTGGCTGGAGGCGCGTTACGGCACGCTCGATGCACTTGCCGTCGCATGGCAGTCGGACGTGTGGTCGCAGAGGTACTCCGACTGGAGCCAGATCCCGATTCCGCACCGCGCGTTTCCCGCACATGCTCCGGCCTTGAAACTCGCGTGGAGGAGATTCCGGTCGGACAACTGGCTGGGATTTTACCGCGCCCAGGCCGATGCGCTCCGGACTGCCGGGACGGCCAAGCCCGTAACCACCAATTTCTTCAATCTCTCGTGGGACACGCCCTTTGATCGCTGGAGCTTCCGACCTCACCTGGACGCGATCGGGATCAGTCACTACATCGAGGATGAGGCAGGCTCCGCCCTGGAGCTCGCCCTGCTCCGGGGCCTGGATGAAAAGCCACTGTGGGTACTGGAGCAGAAAGCGGGCCAGCAAAACGCCCAGAACCTCTATCCCGAGGACCTGAAACGACTGGGGACGCACCTGAAGCGGTGCGCCGAGGCCGGTGCGGAGTACGCCCTGTACTGGCACCTGCGCCAGCATCCGGCGGGTTGCGAGATGGAGCATGGCGCGGTGCTGCGCCACGACGGCAGACCGACCCGCATGGCGACGGCCATCCGGGATGCGATCGCGCGGCTCGACGCGCCGGCCGCCGCCGTGTCCACCAGACGCATCCTGGTCTTTGACTTTGGCCAGCACTGGGCGCAGGAAACGCGACCGCAGCCCGGCGCGGCCTGGAGCTATCGGGAGACTCTGGAGCAGGACTGGTTCGCCGCACTGCGCGATCTCTGGCCCGATGTGGCTGTCGGCCCGTACGATGAGGCCCTCACCCGGGGCGAGATCGTCTTTGCCCCGCACTTTCAAATGGCGGACAGGATCGAACTCGCCGAGGACTTCCTCAGGCGCGGCGGAACCCTGGTGACGACGGCGGATTTTGGCCGTCTCGACCTCGAGAACAACGTCCGCCCCATCGCTCCGCTCGAGGGATTGCCGGAAGGCGCGGCAACGCCGGGCGAAATGCTGCATCTGCAACCCGGCTTTTCCGTCGCAGGCAGCCTGGAAAATCGCGCACTCCACGGGCGCAACTTCTGGTTCCTCCCGACAGCAGCCAGTGGAGTCCATCACCTCGCTCATCACCAATTCAGCGGACCAGCCTACCTGGAGAAAGCGATCGGGCGCGGTCGGCTGATCGTCCTGCTCAGCGCCTTTGACCGGGCGGGCCTCACCCACCTGCTTCGCTCCCTGCTGCCATGA